Sequence from the Streptomyces peucetius genome:
GCGGCGGGCGAGCGGCTGCGTGCACTGGTGGACACCTGGAAGGGCCTGCCCAGGCTCGACCGGAAGTCCGACGACGAGCTGTGGCACCGCTTCTCACACGCGCGTTCCGCGTTCTCCAAGCGCCGCAAGGCGCACTTCGCGTCGCTGGACGCGCAGCGCGAGGAGGCCCGCCAGGTCAAGGAGCGGCTGGTCGCGGAGGCCGAGGCGCTCTCCGGTTCCAAGGACTGGGGCCCCACCGCGGCCCGCTACCGGGACCTGATGGCGCAGTGGAAGGCCGCGGGCCGTGCCCAGCGCGAGGCGGAGGACGACCTGTGGAACCGTTTCCGCGGTGCGCAGGACGTCTTCTTCGCCGCGCGCAGCGGTGTGTTCGCCGAGCGTGACGCGGAGCAGGCGGAGAACCTCAAGCTGAAGGAGGAGCTCGCCGCCGAGGCCGAGAAGCTGGTGCCGGTGACCGACCTGAAGGCCGCGCGTGCCGCCTTCCGTTCGATCAACGAGCGCTGGGAGGCCATCGGCCATGTGCCGCGCGACGCCCGTCCCAAGGTCGAGGGCCGGATGCACGCGGTGGAGCGGGCCCTTCAGGAGTCCGAGGAGAACGAGTGGCGCCGGACGAACCCGGAGGCGCGTGCGCGTGCCGAGGGTCTGACCGGTCAGCTCCAGGCGGCCGTCGACAAGCTGCGCGGGCAGATCGACGCGGCCCGCGCCTCGGGCAACAACGCCAGGGCGGACAAGCTCGCCAAGGAGCTCGAGGGCCGTCAGGCGCTGCTGGACCAGGCGCTGAAGGGTCTGCAGGAGTTCGGGGGCTGAGACAGTCGGCCGCACACGAAAGGGGCCCGGTACGGATGCGTAATGCGTACCGGGCCCTTTCGTGTGCCGAGTCCGCCGGCTACGGCCGCCGGGCGGAGGTCACGCGGTAGACGTCGTACACGCCCTCCACACCCCTGACGGCCTTGAGGACGTGGCCCAGGTGCTTGGGGTCGCCCATCTCGAAGGTGAAGCGCGAGGTGGCCACCCGGTCGCGGGAGGTCTGCACGGCCGCCGAGAGGATGTTGACGTGCTGGTCGGACAGGACCCGGGTCACGTCGGACAGCAGCCGGGAGCGGTCCAGCGCCTCGACCTGGATGGCGACGAGGAAGACGGACGACTGGGTGGGGGCCCATTCGACGTCGAGGATCCGTTCGGGCTGTTGCGAGAGCGAGTCGACGTTGACGCAGTCCGCGCGGTGCACCGACACGCCGCTGCCGCGCGTGACGAAGCCGATGATCGGGTCGCCCGGTACCGGCGTACAGCAGCGGGCGAGCTTGACCCAGACGTCCTCGACGCCCTTGACCACGACACCGGGGTCGGCGCTCTTGCGGCGCTTGCCGCGGCCGTGGGACGGCGGGGTGGACTCGGCGATGTCCTCGTTGGCGGCCTCCTCGCCGCCGAGGGCCTGCACCAGCTTCTGCACGACGCCTTGCGCGGCCACATGGCCCTCGCCGATGGCCGCGTACAGCGACGAGATGTCGGGGTAGCGCATCTCGTGCGCGAGGGTGACCAGGGAGTCGCCGGTGAGGATGCGCTGGATCGGCAGGTTCTGCTTGCGCATGGCCCGCGCGATGGCGTCCTTGCCCTGTTCGATGGCCTCGTCCCGGCGCTCCTTGGAGAACCAGGCGCGGATCTTGTTGCGGGCCCGCGGCGACTTGACGAAGCCGAGCCAGTCGCGGGAGGGCCCCGCGCCTTCGGCCTTGGAGGTGAAGACCTCCACCAGGTCACCGTTGTCGAGGGTGGATTCGAGCGGCACGAGACGCCCGTTGACGCGGGCGCCTATGGTGCGGTGGCCGACCTCGGTGTGCACCGCGTAGGCGAAGTCGACGGGGGTGGCGCCCGCGGGGAGCGCTATGACGTCGCCCTTGGGCGTGAAGACGAAGACCTCGTTGCGGGAGAGGTCGAAGCGCAGCGACTCCAGGAACTCGCCCGGGTCCTCCGTCTCCTTCTGCCAGTCCAGCAGCTGCCGCAGCCAGGCCATGTCGTTGACGGTGTCCTGGCCGGCGGTGCCCTTGCCTGCCTTGGGGACGTCGGTGCGGATCTTGGAGGCGCCGGCGACGGTCTCCTGCTTGTACTTCCAGTGCGCGGCGATGCCGTACTCGGCGCGGCGGTGCATGTCGAACGTGCGGATCTGGAGCTCGACCGGCTTGCCGTTGGGACCGATGACGGTCGTGTGCAGCGACTGGTACATGTTGAACTTCGGCATCGCGATGTAGTCCTTGAACCGGCCGGGGACCGGGTTCCATCGCGCGTGCACGGTGCCGAGGGCGGCGTAGCAGTCGCGGACCGTGTCGACCAGGACACGGATGCCCACCAGGTCGTAGATCTCCGCGAAGTCACGGCCTCGGACGATCATCTTCTGGTAGACGCTGTAGTAGTGCTTCGGCCGGCCCGTGACGGTGGCCTTGATACGGGCGGCCCGCAGGTCGGACTGGACCTCGTCGGTCACTATGGCGAGGTACTCGTCGCGCTTGGGCGCGCGCTCGGCGACGAGGCGCACGATCTCGTCGTACATCTTGGGGTAGAGGATCGCGAAGGCGAGGTCCTCGAGCTCCCACTTGATGGTGTTCATGCCCAGCCGGTGGGCCAGGGGCGCGTAGATCTCGAGGGTCTCGCGGGCCTTCTTCTCCTGCTTCTCCCGCTTGAGGTAGCGCATGGTGCGCATGTTGTGCAGCCGGTCGGCGAGCTTGATGACCAGGACCCGCGGGTCCTTGGCCATGGCGACGACCATCTTGCGCACGGTCTCGGCCTGCGCGGCCTCGCCGAACTTGACCTTGTCGAGCTTGGTGACACCGTCGACGAGGAGCGCCACCGAGTCGCCGAAGTCGCGGCGCAGCTGGTCGAGGCCGTACTCGGTGTCCTCGACCGTGTCGTGCAGCAGGCCGGCCATCAGGGTCGCCGGGTCCATGCCGAGTTCGGCGAGGATGGTGGTCACGGCGAGCGGATGCGTGATGTACGGGTCGCCGCTCTTGCGCTTCTGGCCGCGGTGCCAGCGCTCGGCGACCTGGTAGGCCTTCTCGACCTGGCGCAGCGTGGACGTCTCGATCTTCGGGTCGTTGCTGCGCACGATCCGCAGCAGCGGTTCGAGCACGGGGTTGTACGGCGAGGAGCGCTGCACGCCCAGGCGCGCGAGGCGTGCGCGCACGCGGTTCGAGGAGCCGCCGGTGCGTGCCGGGCCGGGCGGCAGCGGCTTCGGGGCGGTGACGGGGACCTGGCTCACCCGCTCGGGCGCGGCGGGGGCCGGCCCCTGGGTCCGCTTCGGCTCGGGCGTGACAGGGTATGCCGCGGCCTGGTCGGCCTTCTGGTCGGGCTGCGGGGCGGCGGGCTGGGCCTCGTCTGGCAAGAGCGCTCCTCGTGCGGTTCCGGGTCCCCCGGTCAGGCCCGGAAAGGCCATGGTATCGACCTCGGCGTCCCCGATCGCGCGGGGACCAGGGCCTCTCACAACGCGAGACGGGCGCCCAGGTGTTCCCGGGCGCCCGTCTCGGCGGGACGCTCTGTGAGCGAGGCGGAGAATCCGCAGCTCACAGGCGTGTCACAGGGTGATCAGTGCCTCCAGCGGCGCACCGGCCAGCGCCGGCTCGAGCCGGGCACGGCCGCCCAGGAATCCCAGCTCCATCAGGACCACGACGCCGACGACGTCCGCCCCGGCGCGTCGGATCAGCTCCAGCGACGCCTCGGCGGTGCCGCCGGTGGCGAGCACGTCGTCGATGACCACGACACGGTCTCCCGCGCTGAGGTCCTCGGCGTGCACCTCGATCTCGGCGCTGCCGTACTCCAGCTCGTACGCCTGGGAGAGCGTCGCTCCGGGGAGCTTGCCCGCCTTGCGCACCGGGATGAACCCGATGCCGGCGCGCACGGCGACCGGGGCGGCGAGGATGAAGCCGCGCGCCTCGAGGCCGATGATCTTCGTCGCGCCGTGGCGCACACAGAACTCGCTCAGCGCGTCCGTCAGCGCCGTGAACGCGACCGGGTCGGCGAGCAGCGGCGTGATGTCCTTGAAGACCACGCCCGGCTTCGGATGGTCCGCGACGTCACGGATGCGGCTGAGCAGCAGCTCCTGGGTGGCGTTCACCGTCATCGACGCCTGCCCGAAGGACGGCCCCGGCCGCGGCCGCGCGGTCCGACGACCGCTCCGGCGGCCGCCGCCTCGGCGGGCGCCAGGTCGGCCGGCCCGTCCTGCTCGTCCGCCTCGTCCTGCCCGGTCTCGCCCTTGGCCTCGGCGGCCGCGCGCTTGGCGAGCACCCGCTTCTTCAGGGCCTTGATCTGCGGGTCGCGTTCCTTGAGGTCGGCGACGAGCGGTGTGGCGATGAAGATCGAGGAGTAGGCACCGGCCGCGAGACCGACGAACAGCGACAGCGAGATGTCGTTGAGCATGCCCGCGCCGAGGAAACCGCCGCCGATGAACAGCAGACCGGCTACCGGCAGCAGCGCGACGACCGTGGTGTTGATGGAACGCACCAGGGTGCTGTTGATGCTGCGGTTGGCGATCTCGCTGTAGGTGAAGCGGGTCTGCTTGGTGATGCCCTTCTGCCCCTCCTTCAGGCTGTCGAAGACGACCACCGTGTCGTACAGCGAGTAACCGAGGATCGTCAGCAGACCGATGACCGTACCGACGGTGACCTCGAAGCCGACGAGGGAGTAGATGCCGACCGTGATGGTGATGTCGTGGATCAGCGCGACCAGGGCCGCCACGGCCATCCGCCACTCGAAGGCGATGGCCAGGTAGACCACGACGAGGAGCATGAAGACGGCGAGGCCGGTCCATGCCTTGTTGGCGATCTGCTCACCCCAGCTGGGTCCGACCAGATCGGCGTTGATCTGCTCGGCCGGGATGTTGAGTTCCTGGGCGAGGTCCTTCTGGACACGGTCGGCCTCGGCCGTGTCCACACCGCTGATCTGGATGCGCAGACCGCCGGTGCCCAGCTCCTGCACGATCGGGATGTGGTCGGAGACCGCTTCCGCCGCCTCGGTGGCCTGGCTGACGCTGACGTCCGCCTTGGGCGTCGTGAAGACGGCGCCGCCCTTGAACTCGATGCCCATGTTCAGGCCCTGAACGGCGAGGGCGACGACCGCGGTGATCGTGATCAGGATGGAGACGCCGTACCAGAGCATGCGCTTGCCGACGAAGTCGTACCCGACCTCGCCCTGGTAGAGCCTGGCGCCGAGATTGCCGAGTCGGGACATCTCACGCCTCCTTCGGGTCGGTCGTCGGGGCGGTGGTGCGGCGCGAACGCCGCAGCGGCGGCTTGGCGCCGAGCCGCTTCGGGTCGAGTCCGGACCACGGGTGGCCGTCGGCGAAGAACTTCCTGCGGGCCAGCAGCGTCATCACCGGCTTGGTGAAGAGGAACACCACGACCACGTCGAGGAGGGTGGTCAGGCCCAGCGTGAACGCGAAGCCCTTGACCTTGCCGACGGTGACCGCGAACAGCACCGCGGCGGCGAGGAACGACACGAAGTCGGAGACGAGGACGGTGCGGCGGGCACGCGGCCAGGCGCGCTCGACCGCCGGCCGCAGGGTGCGGCCTTCCCTGATCTCGTCCCGGATGCGTTCGAAGTAGACGATGAACGAGTCGGCGGTGATACCGATGGCGACGATGGCGCCGCAGACGGCCGGCAGGTTCAGCGCGAAGCCGATGGCCGGGCCGAGCAGAGTCATCAGCGTGTACGTCAGGATCGCCGAGGCGGCGAGGCTCAGCAGGGCGATCAGTGACAGGCCCCGGTAGTAGACGACCAGGTAGATGACGACGAGGGCGAGGCCGATCGCACCGGCGATCAGGCCGGCCCTGAGCTGCTCACCACCGAGGGCGGCCGTGACGGTGGTGACGCTGTCCTCCTCGAAGGACAGCGGCAGCGCGCCGTACGACAGGATGTTGCCCAGGTTCTGGGCGGACTCCTGATCGAAGTCGCCGGTGATCTCGGCGCTGGCGCTCAGCGTCTGGTTCACCTGCGGGGCGGAGACCACTTCACCGTCGAGGACGATGGCGAACTGGTTCATCGGGGGCTGCTGCTGGGAAAGACGGCTGGTGATCTTCTGGAACTTCTTGGCACCGGTGTCGGTGAAGTCCATCGTGACGATCCACATGCCGCGCGTCTGGTCGAGCTGGCCCTTGGCCTCGTCGACGTCCCGGCCGTCCACCTCGGCGGGGCCGAGGATGTACTTCTCCCACTGGCCGGCGCTGTTCTTGCCGCAGGCGATGGCCGTGTCGGACGGCTTGACGTTGTCGCCGAGCTTGCCGCGGGCCTTCGGGTCGGTGCAGTCCAGAGCGGTGAACTGCTTCTCGAGCGCGCCGGTGGCCGGGTCGGACGGCTTCGGCTCGGGGCTCTCACCGGGCTTGGGGCTCTCGGATGCCTTCGGCTCACCGGAGCCGGAAGGGCTCGGGCTCGCGGCGGGCGCCTTGAGGCCGTCGGTGACCGCGCGGCCCTGGGCGGTGGTGCTGGGCGAGGGGCTGGAGGACGGGGAGCCCGACGGCGTGGTGCCCGCCTTGTCCTTGTCCTCCTTCGCCTTGTCGCTCGACGAGGCGCTGGGCGAGGGCTCCGGGGCGGCGGGACCGCCGGCGGCGACCGTCAGAACGGGCCGGAAGAACAGCTGGGCGGTGGTGCCGACCTGCTGACGGGCCTGCTCCGAGTTCGTGCCCTTGGGGATGTTCACAATGATGTGATTGTCGCCCTGGGTCTGAACCTCGGCCTCGGAGACACCGAGACCGTTGACACGGCGCTCGAGGATCCCGACCGCCGTGTTCATGTTGGTCTCGTTGACGGCGTCCTTCTGGCCGGGCAGGCTCTTGGCCTGGAGCGTGATGGACGTACCGCCCGCCAGGTCGATGCCCAGACGTGGCGTGAACTCGCCCGCTGCGAACATCCCGCCCGTGAGCGCGACCATGGCGATCAGGATCAGAGCCAGGGCACGCCCCGGCTTGCCCTGAGCCCCCGCGGGCCTTCGGCCCCTGTTCGGTGCTGCCACCTTCTCGTTTCTCCCTGTCCAACCGCCCACGGCGCCGGGTGTGCGCCCGTGGCGGCCACGAAGTGTTGTGGGGACCTGCCCCCGCGATCAGTCGACACGCCGCGGGACCGCCCGACGCCTGCCGGCGTCATCGCGGTCCCCGATCGTGGCTACTTCGCGTCGGCCTCGCCGTCGGCCTTGCCGTCCTTCGGCCGGGCGTCGTCGGACGCGGCCTGCTCCGGCTCCCCGCCGTCCTCGGCCTTCTTGCCGAGGTCGACCTTGGCGTCGTCCGCCTCGGCGTCGTCGGCCTCGATCAGCGAGGACGCGTCGTCCGGGACGACGTGCGTGTCGGCCTCGGGGTCGTCGCCGTGGACGATGCGGTTGTACTCCTCGTCGGAGAGCACGGCGCCGATCGCGTTCTTCGCGAACATCAGGTGGACGCCGGGAGCCGCCTCGAGGAGGACCGTGTCGTCTGTGACCTCCTTGACGGTGCCGTAAAGGCCACCAATGGTTCGCACTCCGGTGCCGGGCTGCATCTGGTCGCGCATGTTGGCGGCCGCCTGCTGCTTCTTCTTGGCGGAGCGGGTCATCAGGAACATGGCCCCGATGAGCACGATGAAGGGGAGGAGGGTCAAGATATCCACGGGGGAATTCCTTCGCATGACCGCGCTGAGCGAGCGGCCGATCTACGGGGGTGGGCACGCCGACCTGTAAGGGCGGCATCGGCGGAGTCTAAGCGAGTCCGCACCGATGGAACAACGCTCAGCATGGCACCGTAGTTCCTCCGATGCCATTGTCCTCGTCGTGTCCCTCCGGCGAGGACATAGCAGGCACCCGTTGAGTCCTGGTTCAGGCCGGGACGTCCAGAGGTCCCGCCCGCAGCGCCACGCCGTTGATCGGTCCCCGGACGTCAGAACGCGGCCTGCTGCCCCCCGCCGGAGGCCGGCGGGGGCACCAGACCGAGATGTGCCCAGGCCGCGGGGGTCGCGACCCGCCCTCGCGGGGTGCGGGCCAGCAGGCCCTCCCGTACGAGGAACGGCTCGGCGACCTCCTCGACGGTCTCGCGCTCCTCGCCGACGGCCACAGCGAGCGTCGACAGGCCCACGGGACCGCCGCCGAACAGTTTGAGCAGCGCCTGGAGCACGGCACGGTCGAGCCGGTCCAGGCCGCGGTCGTCGACCTCGTACACCTTCAGCGCCGCTGCGGCCACCTCACGGTCGACCCACCCGTCGGCCTCCACCTGCGCGTAGTCGCGGACCCGGCGCAGCAGACGGTTGGCGATACGGGGGGTGCCGCGGGAGCGGCCGGCGATCTCGGCGGCGCCGTCGGTGTCGATCTCGACGTCGAGAAGCTGTGCGGATCGGTGGATGACGCGTTCCAGCTCGGACGGCTCGTAGAACTCCATGTGCGCGGTGAAGCCGAAGCGGTCGCGCAGCGGTGGCGGCAGCAGACCCGCCCGCGTCGTCGCGCCGACCAGGGTGAACGGAGGGAGCTCCAGCGGGATGGCGGTGGCGCCCGGGCCCTTGCCGACGATGACGTCGACCCGGAAGTCCTCCATCGCCATGTACAGCATCTCCTCGGCGGGCCGGGACATCCGGTGGATCTCGTCGAGGAAGAGC
This genomic interval carries:
- the ruvB gene encoding Holliday junction branch migration DNA helicase RuvB — translated: MNRDDETTTHSADARLVAPLADGEDSAVEAALRPKSLDEFVGQERVRQQLDLVLRAARQRGATADHVLLSGAPGLGKTTLSMIIASEMNAPIRITSGPAIQHAGDLAAILSSLQEGEVLFLDEIHRMSRPAEEMLYMAMEDFRVDVIVGKGPGATAIPLELPPFTLVGATTRAGLLPPPLRDRFGFTAHMEFYEPSELERVIHRSAQLLDVEIDTDGAAEIAGRSRGTPRIANRLLRRVRDYAQVEADGWVDREVAAAALKVYEVDDRGLDRLDRAVLQALLKLFGGGPVGLSTLAVAVGEERETVEEVAEPFLVREGLLARTPRGRVATPAAWAHLGLVPPPASGGGQQAAF
- the secF gene encoding protein translocase subunit SecF, which codes for MSRLGNLGARLYQGEVGYDFVGKRMLWYGVSILITITAVVALAVQGLNMGIEFKGGAVFTTPKADVSVSQATEAAEAVSDHIPIVQELGTGGLRIQISGVDTAEADRVQKDLAQELNIPAEQINADLVGPSWGEQIANKAWTGLAVFMLLVVVYLAIAFEWRMAVAALVALIHDITITVGIYSLVGFEVTVGTVIGLLTILGYSLYDTVVVFDSLKEGQKGITKQTRFTYSEIANRSINSTLVRSINTTVVALLPVAGLLFIGGGFLGAGMLNDISLSLFVGLAAGAYSSIFIATPLVADLKERDPQIKALKKRVLAKRAAAEAKGETGQDEADEQDGPADLAPAEAAAAGAVVGPRGRGRGRPSGRRR
- the secD gene encoding protein translocase subunit SecD yields the protein MAAPNRGRRPAGAQGKPGRALALILIAMVALTGGMFAAGEFTPRLGIDLAGGTSITLQAKSLPGQKDAVNETNMNTAVGILERRVNGLGVSEAEVQTQGDNHIIVNIPKGTNSEQARQQVGTTAQLFFRPVLTVAAGGPAAPEPSPSASSSDKAKEDKDKAGTTPSGSPSSSPSPSTTAQGRAVTDGLKAPAASPSPSGSGEPKASESPKPGESPEPKPSDPATGALEKQFTALDCTDPKARGKLGDNVKPSDTAIACGKNSAGQWEKYILGPAEVDGRDVDEAKGQLDQTRGMWIVTMDFTDTGAKKFQKITSRLSQQQPPMNQFAIVLDGEVVSAPQVNQTLSASAEITGDFDQESAQNLGNILSYGALPLSFEEDSVTTVTAALGGEQLRAGLIAGAIGLALVVIYLVVYYRGLSLIALLSLAASAILTYTLMTLLGPAIGFALNLPAVCGAIVAIGITADSFIVYFERIRDEIREGRTLRPAVERAWPRARRTVLVSDFVSFLAAAVLFAVTVGKVKGFAFTLGLTTLLDVVVVFLFTKPVMTLLARRKFFADGHPWSGLDPKRLGAKPPLRRSRRTTAPTTDPKEA
- a CDS encoding adenine phosphoribosyltransferase, which produces MTVNATQELLLSRIRDVADHPKPGVVFKDITPLLADPVAFTALTDALSEFCVRHGATKIIGLEARGFILAAPVAVRAGIGFIPVRKAGKLPGATLSQAYELEYGSAEIEVHAEDLSAGDRVVVIDDVLATGGTAEASLELIRRAGADVVGVVVLMELGFLGGRARLEPALAGAPLEALITL
- a CDS encoding RelA/SpoT family protein, whose amino-acid sequence is MPDEAQPAAPQPDQKADQAAAYPVTPEPKRTQGPAPAAPERVSQVPVTAPKPLPPGPARTGGSSNRVRARLARLGVQRSSPYNPVLEPLLRIVRSNDPKIETSTLRQVEKAYQVAERWHRGQKRKSGDPYITHPLAVTTILAELGMDPATLMAGLLHDTVEDTEYGLDQLRRDFGDSVALLVDGVTKLDKVKFGEAAQAETVRKMVVAMAKDPRVLVIKLADRLHNMRTMRYLKREKQEKKARETLEIYAPLAHRLGMNTIKWELEDLAFAILYPKMYDEIVRLVAERAPKRDEYLAIVTDEVQSDLRAARIKATVTGRPKHYYSVYQKMIVRGRDFAEIYDLVGIRVLVDTVRDCYAALGTVHARWNPVPGRFKDYIAMPKFNMYQSLHTTVIGPNGKPVELQIRTFDMHRRAEYGIAAHWKYKQETVAGASKIRTDVPKAGKGTAGQDTVNDMAWLRQLLDWQKETEDPGEFLESLRFDLSRNEVFVFTPKGDVIALPAGATPVDFAYAVHTEVGHRTIGARVNGRLVPLESTLDNGDLVEVFTSKAEGAGPSRDWLGFVKSPRARNKIRAWFSKERRDEAIEQGKDAIARAMRKQNLPIQRILTGDSLVTLAHEMRYPDISSLYAAIGEGHVAAQGVVQKLVQALGGEEAANEDIAESTPPSHGRGKRRKSADPGVVVKGVEDVWVKLARCCTPVPGDPIIGFVTRGSGVSVHRADCVNVDSLSQQPERILDVEWAPTQSSVFLVAIQVEALDRSRLLSDVTRVLSDQHVNILSAAVQTSRDRVATSRFTFEMGDPKHLGHVLKAVRGVEGVYDVYRVTSARRP
- a CDS encoding DUF349 domain-containing protein, whose amino-acid sequence is MSSDPWGRVDETGTVYVRTAEGEQVVGSWQAGSPEEALAYFERKYEGLVVEIGLLERRVKTTDLSAKDAQAAIDHLRQQVDEHHAVGDLQALRVRLDALVETVEKRREERKAQRAKQTDEARRAKEALVTEAEELAQSEQWRAAGERLRALVDTWKGLPRLDRKSDDELWHRFSHARSAFSKRRKAHFASLDAQREEARQVKERLVAEAEALSGSKDWGPTAARYRDLMAQWKAAGRAQREAEDDLWNRFRGAQDVFFAARSGVFAERDAEQAENLKLKEELAAEAEKLVPVTDLKAARAAFRSINERWEAIGHVPRDARPKVEGRMHAVERALQESEENEWRRTNPEARARAEGLTGQLQAAVDKLRGQIDAARASGNNARADKLAKELEGRQALLDQALKGLQEFGG
- the yajC gene encoding preprotein translocase subunit YajC produces the protein MDILTLLPFIVLIGAMFLMTRSAKKKQQAAANMRDQMQPGTGVRTIGGLYGTVKEVTDDTVLLEAAPGVHLMFAKNAIGAVLSDEEYNRIVHGDDPEADTHVVPDDASSLIEADDAEADDAKVDLGKKAEDGGEPEQAASDDARPKDGKADGEADAK